From Daphnia pulicaria isolate SC F1-1A chromosome 4, SC_F0-13Bv2, whole genome shotgun sequence, one genomic window encodes:
- the LOC124337684 gene encoding uncharacterized protein LOC124337684, with the protein MVDLSRLQALRDGGRVVAARLIQRLEAIFADGDMGQTRKIHELESKLVALKARYDMLEDMDQQIQNAFSEEDVQQEKEATDAENATIQDVGYLCRYRINTLRRANPEIDHHPPALSVPSKATSRPKIALSCFNGDILQWQQFWQAFVAEIESDDSLAGINKFTFLLGQLDPNVLSSVAGLTPYKENYAVLVDLLKERYRRKSKVVAAYMRALYNLQKPEANLKGLRSFYDQIESYVRCLESLEKPPDTYGDLLVCILLDKLPADVRKNVARQHDKDELTLDQFTLDQLRNVLKGEIRLMEAGQISTLPPS; encoded by the coding sequence ATGGTGGACCTATCACGATTGCAAGCCTTGAGGGATGGTGGAAGGGTTGTCGCAGCCCGATTGATTCAAAGACTCGAAGCTATATTTGCAGATGGAGACATGGGACAAACTCGAAAGATTCACGAACTTGAGAGCAAGTTGGTTGCCCTAAAAGCCCGTTATGATATGCTGGAAGATATGGATCAACAGATTCAGAATGCCTTTAGCGAAGAAGATGTGCAACAAGAAAAGGAAGCAACAGATGCAGAAAATGCCACAATTCAAGACGTTGGATATCTTTGTCGTTATAGAATCAATACATTGCGCCGCGCAAATCCAGAAATTGATCATCACCCTCCAGCACTAAGTGTTCCTTCTAAAGCGACGAGCCGCCCAAAAATCGCCTTGTCGTGCTTTAATGGCGATATTCTTCAGTGGCAGCAGTTCTGGCAAGCGTTTGTTGCGGAGATTGAAAGCGACGATTCACTAGCAGGCATCAACAAGTTTACCTTTCTGTTGGGCCAACTAGACCCAAACGTTTTATCTTCAGTAGCAGGTTTGACTCCATACAAAGAAAATTATGCAGTCCTAGTGGACCTTCTTAAAGAGCGAtatagaagaaaatcaaaggtgGTCGCAGCTTATATGAGAGCCTTATATAACCTGCAGAAACCGGAAGCTAATCTAAAAGGACTTCGTAGCTTCTACGACCAGATCGAGTCGTATGTCCGTTGCCTAGAGTCTCTGGAAAAACCCCCGGATACCTACGGCGACCTGTTGGTGTGCATTCTTCTAGATAAGCTCCCAGCCGATGTACGGAAGAACGTAGCTCGCCAGCACGACAAAGACGAATTGACGCTGGACCAATTTACGCTGGACCAATTGAGAAACGTTCTAAAGGGAGAAATACGACTCATGGAGGCGGGACAGATTTCAACATTGCCGCCAAGTTAA